The following is a genomic window from Fundulus heteroclitus isolate FHET01 chromosome 16, MU-UCD_Fhet_4.1, whole genome shotgun sequence.
TTTAGGGGGAAATGATTGAATAGAATAATGGAGACCTTCCACATCCTCCAGGAAAAGAAAGTCTCCAGTGGAGATCCGGGCAGAGACCTGTGAGGACTACACGCCCTGCCGCTACTACGCCTATCGCTTCGGCTTCCAGCAGGCCTACCAGAGATACTTCGGAGCTCGAAGTCCACCCCAGCAGCCCTACAGGCCAGCTGGGACTCGTCGGTTCTAATCTGGAGGGCAACACCCTCCTTATTGCCCGTTCCTTCATTCCACATCTATCACAGTTTTGTATAATTTATGCTCTTGTaccttttttcagttttgca
Proteins encoded in this region:
- the LOC105938031 gene encoding matrix Gla protein isoform X4, whose protein sequence is MRNLLQFLALCTVVSLCVCYDLFVPPNRANSFLPGNRRTPPRGNSFNPYGSIRKRKSPVEIRAETCEDYTPCRYYAYRFGFQQAYQRYFGARSPPQQPYRPAGTRRF